From a single Polynucleobacter asymbioticus QLW-P1DMWA-1 genomic region:
- the msbA gene encoding lipid A export permease/ATP-binding protein MsbA: MNAQDRTALNRLITYLKPHIRLIMGSLAAMAVVAGAETSIPALMKPLLDRGFTGQLNSKLWQVPVFLVGLALVRSLAQFLSNYLLTRVINAVLLKLREQMFQTLLHAKTTFFQQNSASNLINAVVFEVNNVLSVLGGMLISLVRDSLTVVGLMGYLIYLNWQLTLVVLIIFPVIALIMSKINRRLRSLNREQQNLTSELAYIVEESSAGYKIVKVHGAQEYEMSRFMEKAERLRQFALKSAVAGGLNQPITQLIASMALSVVLVIALMQSATEGTTVGGFAAFITAMMLVISPLKHLADINQPLQRGLTAAEMIFGLMDQPLEEDEDRKANMIALAHAKGAIRFEKVGFSYQQEVGRKDALIDINLDIQPGEVVAFVGPSGGGKSTLVNLLPRFFKPTSGHIFLDGIPLEDILLSDVRKQIAFVSQDVILFNDSIAANVAYGAVGEESIDRGRVIEALEAANLSGLVRDLPEGIDSLVGDNGNRLSGGQRQRLAIARAIYKNAPILILDEATSALDSESERQVQDALERLMAGRTTLVIAHRLSTIEHANRIVVLENGKVVENGSHEDLIKHDGLYANLHRIQFSNA; encoded by the coding sequence ATGAATGCTCAAGACCGTACCGCCTTAAATCGCCTAATTACCTACCTCAAACCCCATATCCGCTTGATTATGGGGTCCTTAGCAGCTATGGCTGTGGTTGCAGGGGCTGAAACCTCTATCCCAGCCCTAATGAAGCCACTTCTCGATCGAGGTTTTACTGGCCAGCTTAATAGTAAGTTATGGCAAGTCCCCGTATTTTTGGTTGGCCTAGCTTTAGTCCGCAGTTTGGCTCAGTTTTTATCAAATTATTTACTCACCAGAGTAATCAACGCAGTTTTACTCAAATTGCGTGAGCAAATGTTTCAAACACTCTTGCATGCAAAAACTACTTTCTTTCAACAAAATTCAGCCTCGAATTTAATTAATGCCGTTGTATTTGAAGTCAATAATGTTTTGTCTGTCTTGGGTGGAATGTTAATTAGCTTGGTCCGTGATTCACTCACAGTCGTTGGTTTGATGGGTTACCTTATCTATTTGAACTGGCAGTTAACTTTGGTGGTATTAATTATTTTCCCAGTGATCGCATTGATCATGAGCAAAATTAATCGCCGCTTGAGATCCTTAAACCGCGAGCAGCAAAATTTGACGAGTGAGTTAGCTTATATCGTTGAAGAATCTTCTGCGGGTTATAAGATCGTTAAAGTTCATGGGGCTCAGGAATATGAGATGAGTCGCTTCATGGAGAAGGCAGAACGTTTACGCCAATTTGCCTTGAAGTCGGCTGTTGCCGGCGGGCTTAATCAGCCGATTACCCAGTTGATTGCCTCTATGGCTCTTTCGGTGGTGCTGGTGATAGCCTTGATGCAGTCGGCTACGGAAGGCACAACGGTTGGTGGGTTTGCTGCATTTATTACCGCCATGATGCTAGTCATTTCACCTTTAAAGCATTTGGCCGATATCAATCAACCTTTGCAAAGAGGTTTGACAGCAGCGGAAATGATCTTTGGTTTAATGGATCAACCGCTTGAGGAAGACGAAGATCGTAAGGCAAACATGATTGCCTTGGCTCATGCCAAAGGCGCTATTCGTTTTGAAAAAGTAGGATTCTCTTATCAGCAAGAAGTCGGTCGCAAGGATGCATTAATTGATATTAATTTGGATATTCAGCCTGGCGAAGTAGTGGCTTTTGTTGGCCCCTCGGGCGGCGGTAAGTCGACTCTAGTGAATTTATTACCGCGATTCTTTAAGCCCACCTCAGGACATATTTTCTTGGATGGAATTCCTCTAGAAGATATCCTACTATCCGATGTCAGAAAGCAAATTGCTTTTGTGAGTCAAGATGTTATTTTGTTTAACGATAGTATTGCTGCTAACGTCGCTTATGGTGCTGTTGGAGAAGAGAGTATTGACCGAGGCAGGGTAATCGAGGCCTTGGAAGCGGCCAACTTAAGTGGATTAGTCCGAGACCTTCCCGAGGGAATTGATTCGCTTGTGGGTGACAACGGTAATCGCTTATCTGGCGGCCAGCGTCAGCGTTTGGCGATTGCTCGTGCGATTTATAAAAATGCCCCTATCTTGATTCTGGATGAGGCAACCTCAGCTTTAGATTCGGAATCAGAACGTCAAGTGCAAGACGCCTTAGAGCGACTCATGGCTGGCCGTACCACCTTAGTGATTGCTCACCGTTTGTCTACGATTGAGCATGCCAATCGAATTGTCGTTTTAGAAAATGGCAAGGTGGTTGAAAATGGATCGCATGAGGATCTCATCAAACATGATGGCCTATATGCCAACCTCCACCGTATTCAATTTTCAAACGCTTGA
- the rng gene encoding ribonuclease G codes for MNEEILINITPQETRVALIQQGAVQELQIERTRQRGIVGNIYLAKVVRVLPGMQSAFIEVGLERTAFMHVADITQSNPQPQIEKLLFEGQSLLVQVLKDPLGTKGARLTTQLSIAGRNLVYLPPAGTDVATEKYIGVSQRIDKPEEREAIKARLASLMAEDEKGGIIVRTSAQDASDTELQHDMHYLRTTWENIRDAMKSKAAPSLLYQDLSLAERVLRDVAGEDTSQIRVDSAENFEKLKGFANLYMPNLLSKLTLHRGERALFDLFDVDAEINKALGRRVDLKSGGYLMIDQTESMTTIDVNTGSYVGARNLDDTVFKTNLEAAQAIARQLRLRNLGGIIIIDFIDMIGRDHQESVLYELKRNLERDHARTSVSEFSALGLVEMTRKRTRESLAHITCEPCATCQGKGEIKTAQTICYEILREIVREHRQFNPREFRIVAAPDVIDLFLEEENQFLAQLGDFIGKPITLQAEGSFRQEQYDIVLS; via the coding sequence ATGAATGAAGAAATTCTCATCAACATCACGCCGCAAGAGACGCGTGTTGCCTTAATTCAGCAAGGTGCTGTGCAAGAGCTCCAGATCGAGAGAACTCGGCAGCGCGGTATCGTTGGCAATATTTATTTAGCTAAAGTAGTGCGCGTTTTACCTGGCATGCAATCCGCCTTTATTGAGGTTGGACTGGAACGAACCGCCTTCATGCATGTAGCAGACATCACTCAAAGTAATCCACAACCTCAAATTGAGAAGTTACTATTTGAAGGTCAATCACTTTTAGTGCAAGTTCTCAAAGATCCATTAGGAACTAAAGGCGCACGTCTTACTACCCAACTAAGCATTGCCGGCCGTAACTTAGTGTATTTACCTCCTGCCGGTACCGATGTCGCAACTGAAAAATATATTGGCGTTTCTCAACGGATAGATAAACCTGAGGAGCGCGAAGCAATTAAAGCGCGCCTTGCTAGCCTCATGGCGGAAGATGAAAAAGGCGGAATCATTGTGCGCACTAGCGCTCAAGATGCCTCCGACACTGAGCTTCAGCATGATATGCATTACTTAAGAACTACCTGGGAAAATATTCGGGATGCCATGAAAAGCAAAGCTGCCCCAAGCTTGCTCTACCAAGATCTCAGTTTGGCAGAACGTGTTTTGCGTGATGTTGCAGGAGAAGACACCAGCCAAATTCGGGTGGACTCGGCCGAGAACTTTGAAAAACTCAAAGGTTTTGCCAATCTATACATGCCCAATCTATTGAGCAAACTCACCTTGCATCGGGGCGAGCGTGCCCTATTTGATCTCTTTGATGTTGACGCGGAGATTAATAAGGCCTTAGGTAGACGCGTAGACCTCAAGTCTGGCGGCTATCTCATGATCGATCAAACCGAATCGATGACCACCATTGATGTCAACACTGGTAGTTACGTTGGCGCTAGAAATCTAGATGACACTGTTTTTAAAACCAATCTAGAGGCAGCTCAAGCGATTGCCCGCCAATTGCGTTTACGAAACCTTGGCGGCATCATCATTATCGATTTCATCGACATGATTGGTAGAGACCATCAGGAATCGGTTTTATATGAATTGAAGCGTAATCTTGAGCGCGATCATGCCCGTACCTCAGTCAGCGAATTTTCTGCGCTAGGCTTGGTGGAGATGACGCGCAAAAGAACCAGGGAATCATTAGCCCATATCACCTGCGAGCCCTGTGCTACTTGCCAAGGAAAGGGTGAAATCAAAACTGCCCAAACCATCTGCTATGAAATCTTGCGTGAAATTGTGCGCGAGCATCGTCAATTTAATCCACGCGAATTCAGAATTGTGGCTGCGCCTGATGTGATTGATCTTTTTCTAGAAGAAGAAAATCAATTTTTAGCTCAGCTGGGTGATTTCATTGGCAAGCCCATCACCTTGCAAGCGGAAGGCAGTTTCCGCCAAGAACAATACGATATTGTTTTAAGCTAA
- a CDS encoding Maf family protein has translation MSNTFIYLASQSPRRQELLKQIGVRFEMLLPQPGEDTETIEIPRPNEKARNYVERVTFAKSVVALKRWKESGLPWAPILCADTTVSLPGTHDGEILGKPADALDAARILQMLSGNTHEVLTALALTIDPNEIPVCLLQVSQVQFADLSQEQIEAYIASGEPFGKAGAYGIQGRAGAFISSIQGSYSGIMGLPLYETAQLLDRAHLNRI, from the coding sequence GTGAGTAATACCTTCATCTATCTCGCCTCACAAAGTCCTCGTCGCCAAGAATTACTGAAGCAAATCGGTGTTCGCTTTGAAATGCTCTTACCTCAGCCAGGCGAAGATACAGAGACCATTGAAATACCCCGCCCTAATGAAAAAGCCCGCAATTATGTCGAGCGCGTAACTTTTGCAAAAAGCGTTGTTGCCCTTAAGCGCTGGAAAGAGAGTGGCTTGCCATGGGCGCCCATTCTCTGTGCAGACACAACCGTTAGCCTTCCAGGCACTCATGATGGAGAGATTCTAGGCAAGCCCGCAGATGCACTCGATGCGGCACGAATCCTACAAATGCTGAGCGGCAATACACATGAGGTATTAACAGCGCTGGCCCTAACAATTGACCCTAACGAAATCCCAGTCTGCCTTTTACAAGTTTCTCAAGTTCAGTTTGCTGATTTATCTCAAGAGCAAATTGAAGCCTATATTGCTAGTGGTGAGCCCTTTGGCAAAGCTGGGGCCTACGGGATTCAAGGTCGCGCAGGTGCTTTCATTTCCTCTATTCAAGGTAGTTATAGCGGTATCATGGGATTACCTCTTTATGAAACCGCTCAACTTTTAGACCGCGCCCACCTTAACCGCATATGA
- the rlmH gene encoding 23S rRNA (pseudouridine(1915)-N(3))-methyltransferase RlmH produces MRLTIVSVGHKMPDWVATATHDYIKRMPADCSIEIKEIKPDLTPAKEAVKIAAAIPKGSRVIALDERGKDQTTQHLATQLAGWRQEGFDITFLIGGADGLDPSLKTNAQAMWRLSSLTLPHAMARVLLVEQLYRAWTILQGHPYHRE; encoded by the coding sequence ATGCGTTTAACTATTGTTTCTGTTGGTCACAAAATGCCCGACTGGGTTGCTACTGCAACCCACGACTACATAAAGCGCATGCCTGCCGACTGCAGTATTGAAATTAAAGAGATTAAGCCAGACCTCACGCCTGCTAAGGAGGCGGTGAAGATAGCCGCTGCAATTCCTAAAGGTTCACGTGTCATTGCCTTAGACGAGCGTGGCAAAGACCAAACAACACAACACCTTGCTACACAACTGGCTGGCTGGCGCCAAGAAGGTTTTGACATCACCTTTTTAATTGGGGGCGCCGATGGTCTTGACCCTAGCTTGAAAACCAACGCTCAAGCGATGTGGCGACTCTCTAGCCTCACCCTCCCCCACGCTATGGCTAGAGTATTGTTAGTAGAGCAGCTTTACCGTGCTTGGACTATCTTGCAAGGGCACCCCTATCATCGTGAGTAA
- the nadD gene encoding nicotinate (nicotinamide) nucleotide adenylyltransferase, with amino-acid sequence MVSLSARKKIGILGGTFDPPHIGHLKLASHFAKLLQLDELLFIPSGEPWQKNSGITPAPIRLQLTEAAGVDLARAFLYLNIATQIGIDHIEIDRAGPSYAIDTVKALRERFGSNASLTWLMGADSLISLPTWNSWEELIKQVNFAVASRPNHDLDSKIPPAVKALLAAHQIQDPSALENSAYGLIYIDSKLSINLSSTELRNRLKSGPQGSLGSEQIPSHALEIITNLGLYQ; translated from the coding sequence TTGGTTAGCTTGAGCGCTCGCAAAAAAATTGGTATCTTGGGCGGTACATTTGACCCGCCACATATCGGCCATCTTAAGTTAGCTAGCCATTTTGCAAAATTGCTGCAACTAGATGAGCTACTATTTATTCCTAGCGGAGAGCCTTGGCAAAAAAATTCAGGGATCACTCCAGCGCCGATTCGTCTTCAATTAACCGAAGCGGCAGGAGTCGATTTAGCAAGGGCATTTCTATATTTAAACATCGCCACTCAAATTGGAATTGACCACATAGAAATCGATCGCGCAGGCCCCAGCTATGCTATTGATACAGTCAAAGCTCTAAGGGAGCGGTTTGGGTCTAATGCGAGCCTCACCTGGCTCATGGGTGCAGATTCACTGATATCTTTACCTACATGGAATTCATGGGAAGAATTAATTAAACAAGTGAACTTTGCGGTAGCGAGCAGACCAAATCATGACTTAGATTCAAAAATTCCTCCTGCTGTTAAGGCTTTGCTGGCAGCACACCAAATACAAGATCCAAGCGCACTTGAAAATAGCGCTTATGGCCTCATCTATATAGACAGCAAGCTCTCAATCAACCTTTCTTCCACCGAACTACGAAATCGCTTAAAAAGCGGCCCACAAGGCTCCCTAGGGTCTGAGCAAATACCTTCACACGCCTTAGAAATCATTACAAATCTGGGCTTATATCAGTAA
- the hemF gene encoding oxygen-dependent coproporphyrinogen oxidase: protein MDIATLKSYFLGLQDRITTAMSALDGKSFMVDEWSKPEDSKLKGYGRTCILDGGNILEKGGVGFSHVRGDQMPPSASHHRPEVAGRSFEAMGVSLVFHPNNPKVPTTHMNVRCFIAQAPDKEPVWWFGGGFDLTPYYGVDEDCKHFHQTAKNALDPFGDSLYPRFKKWCDEYFYLKHREEPRGIGGVFFDDFNEFDFEQSFAMTRAVGDAFIEAYLPIVERRHQDGFTPEEKSFQEYRRGRYVEYNLIFDRGTIFGLHSGGRTESILMSMPPVVQWRYNWKPEPSTPEAKLYDHYLKPRDWLA from the coding sequence ATTGATATTGCAACCCTGAAGAGTTACTTCTTGGGTTTGCAAGATCGCATCACGACTGCAATGAGCGCCTTAGATGGTAAATCGTTCATGGTTGATGAGTGGAGTAAACCTGAAGATAGCAAGCTGAAAGGCTATGGTCGCACTTGCATTTTGGATGGCGGCAATATTTTAGAAAAAGGTGGGGTTGGCTTTTCTCACGTGCGTGGTGATCAAATGCCACCATCTGCATCCCATCACCGTCCAGAAGTAGCGGGCCGTAGCTTTGAAGCCATGGGCGTGTCTTTAGTTTTCCATCCCAATAATCCTAAAGTCCCCACGACGCACATGAACGTGCGCTGTTTTATTGCCCAAGCACCTGATAAAGAACCTGTTTGGTGGTTTGGGGGTGGTTTTGACCTTACGCCCTATTATGGCGTCGACGAAGACTGCAAGCATTTTCATCAAACAGCTAAAAATGCCTTAGATCCCTTTGGTGACAGTCTTTATCCTCGCTTCAAAAAATGGTGCGATGAATATTTTTATCTCAAGCACCGCGAAGAACCTAGAGGGATTGGCGGCGTTTTCTTTGATGACTTTAATGAGTTTGATTTTGAACAAAGCTTCGCGATGACTCGTGCAGTTGGCGATGCCTTTATCGAGGCTTATCTACCAATTGTTGAAAGACGTCACCAAGATGGCTTTACACCAGAAGAAAAATCCTTTCAGGAATACCGTCGTGGGCGCTATGTAGAATACAACCTCATTTTTGACCGCGGCACCATCTTTGGTCTGCATTCAGGTGGGCGCACTGAATCTATTTTGATGTCAATGCCACCAGTAGTTCAGTGGCGCTACAACTGGAAGCCTGAGCCCAGCACTCCCGAAGCCAAGCTCTATGACCATTACCTTAAACCACGTGATTGGTTAGCTTGA
- the purD gene encoding phosphoribosylamine--glycine ligase, with amino-acid sequence MKILLVGSGGREHALAWKLAQSPQVQTVYVAPGNGGTATAKQVAAGIQNLPITGLQELADFAKREKVHLTVVGPEAPLAAGIVDVFRNNGLRIFGPTQLAAQLESSKDFSKAFMKRHGIPTADYQTFSNATQAHAYIDSKGAPIVIKADGLAAGKGVVVAMNPEEAHAAVDMMLADNKLGNAGARVVIEEFLTGEEASFIVLVDGKHVLALATSQDHKRLLDADQGPNTGGMGAYSPAPVVTPEIHARALREVIMPTVKGMESDGIPYTGFLYAGLMITPDGKIKTLEFNCRMGDPETQPIMARLRSDLVNALDHAVDGKLNEVELDWDRRTALGVVLAAHNYPDTPRNGDVVTGIPADTEDQITFHAGTKLQDGKLVTSGGRVMCVVGLADTVRGAQQKAYDVINQIQFDGMQYRKDIGYRAIK; translated from the coding sequence ATGAAAATTCTTCTCGTCGGATCTGGCGGTCGTGAACACGCTCTAGCTTGGAAGCTAGCGCAATCCCCACAAGTGCAAACTGTCTATGTCGCACCAGGGAACGGTGGTACAGCCACCGCTAAGCAAGTAGCAGCTGGTATACAAAATTTACCTATTACCGGCCTTCAAGAGCTCGCAGATTTTGCAAAACGAGAAAAAGTCCATCTCACAGTAGTGGGTCCTGAGGCGCCATTGGCTGCAGGCATTGTGGACGTATTCCGTAATAATGGTTTACGTATTTTTGGGCCAACCCAATTAGCCGCTCAATTGGAATCCTCTAAGGATTTTTCAAAAGCATTTATGAAGCGTCATGGAATTCCGACTGCGGATTACCAAACCTTTTCCAATGCGACGCAAGCCCATGCTTACATTGATTCCAAAGGTGCTCCTATTGTGATTAAGGCGGACGGCCTGGCTGCAGGTAAGGGAGTAGTTGTTGCCATGAACCCAGAAGAAGCCCATGCTGCGGTTGATATGATGCTCGCCGATAACAAGCTTGGTAATGCTGGTGCTCGAGTAGTGATTGAAGAATTTCTGACTGGTGAAGAGGCCAGCTTCATTGTTCTGGTTGATGGCAAACACGTGCTCGCTCTTGCAACCAGCCAAGATCACAAGCGCCTACTTGATGCTGATCAAGGCCCCAACACAGGCGGCATGGGTGCTTACTCCCCTGCACCGGTTGTCACCCCTGAAATTCATGCACGCGCATTACGAGAAGTCATCATGCCAACTGTAAAAGGCATGGAATCTGATGGGATTCCTTACACAGGCTTCTTGTACGCGGGCCTGATGATTACCCCTGATGGCAAGATTAAAACTTTAGAATTTAATTGCCGCATGGGCGACCCAGAAACCCAACCGATCATGGCTCGCTTGCGAAGCGACTTAGTCAATGCCTTAGATCATGCAGTTGATGGCAAGCTCAATGAAGTTGAACTCGATTGGGATCGTCGCACCGCTCTCGGAGTAGTTCTTGCTGCCCATAATTATCCCGATACACCTCGTAATGGCGATGTCGTTACCGGCATACCTGCAGACACAGAAGATCAAATCACCTTTCATGCGGGAACGAAGTTACAAGATGGCAAGCTAGTAACTTCAGGGGGGCGTGTGATGTGTGTTGTAGGTTTGGCCGATACAGTTCGTGGCGCTCAACAAAAGGCCTATGACGTAATCAATCAAATTCAGTTTGATGGCATGCAATATCGCAAAGATATTGGCTATCGCGCTATTAAATAA
- a CDS encoding YebC/PmpR family DNA-binding transcriptional regulator — protein MAGHSKWANIQHRKGRQDEKRGKIWTKLIKEITVAAKMGGGDLTANPRLRLAIDKAKDANMPNDNVQRAIQRGTGSLEGVNYEEIRYEGYGMNGAAIIVDCLTDNRTRTVAEVRHAFNKNGGNMGTEGSVAFLFKHCGQMLFAPGTSEDQLMEVALDAGAEDVITHDDGSLEVLTPVPDFSKVQDAISQAGLKAELATVAMRPETEIALEGDQAESMQKLLDALENLDDVQEVFTNAAL, from the coding sequence ATGGCCGGCCATTCGAAATGGGCCAATATTCAGCACCGCAAAGGTCGTCAAGACGAAAAACGCGGCAAGATTTGGACCAAACTCATTAAAGAAATCACTGTCGCAGCCAAAATGGGTGGCGGCGATCTCACCGCTAATCCCCGCTTACGTTTGGCAATAGACAAGGCTAAAGATGCCAATATGCCTAATGACAACGTGCAAAGAGCTATTCAGCGCGGCACGGGTTCACTTGAAGGAGTGAACTACGAAGAGATTCGTTATGAAGGTTATGGCATGAATGGTGCTGCCATCATTGTCGACTGCTTAACAGATAACCGTACACGCACCGTTGCTGAAGTTCGCCATGCCTTTAATAAGAATGGCGGCAATATGGGAACAGAGGGATCGGTTGCTTTCCTCTTCAAACATTGTGGACAAATGTTATTTGCGCCTGGTACTAGTGAAGATCAACTCATGGAAGTTGCTTTAGATGCTGGCGCCGAGGATGTAATCACACATGACGATGGATCTCTTGAGGTGCTAACACCGGTACCTGATTTTTCTAAGGTACAAGATGCGATTAGTCAGGCTGGCCTCAAAGCAGAACTAGCTACTGTCGCTATGCGTCCAGAAACTGAAATTGCCCTAGAGGGTGATCAAGCTGAAAGCATGCAGAAATTATTAGATGCGCTTGAGAACCTAGATGATGTACAAGAAGTATTTACAAACGCAGCCCTATAA
- a CDS encoding CysB family HTH-type transcriptional regulator — MNLHQFRFVREAVRQNFNLTTAAKALFTSQPGVSKAIIELEDELGVEIFRRHGKRIRSLTEPGKRILISIERILDEVETLKRVGEDFASQDQGNFVIATTHTQARYALPKVLTEFTKRFPKVRVSIQQGSPGQIAELLSHDHADIAIATEGIANTPGVLALPGYQWQHVLMVPLSHPLLNQANVTLEEIAKYPIITYDKAFAGRSKIDAAFAQRNVTPDIILEAIDADVIKTYVEAGMGIGIVAGQAYDPDRDRNLKVISVGHLFGNNVTHLGVKQGAYLRSFVYTFIELFSPTLTKKIVEQAMTSGADTYEI; from the coding sequence ATGAATCTTCATCAGTTCCGCTTTGTACGAGAAGCTGTTCGTCAAAATTTCAACCTGACCACTGCTGCGAAAGCGCTGTTTACTTCGCAACCCGGCGTTTCCAAAGCCATCATCGAATTAGAAGATGAGCTTGGCGTAGAAATATTTCGTCGTCACGGTAAGCGCATTCGCTCACTTACTGAGCCAGGAAAACGCATCCTCATCTCTATTGAGCGCATTCTAGATGAAGTGGAAACACTCAAACGAGTGGGCGAGGATTTTGCCAGTCAAGATCAAGGCAACTTTGTGATCGCCACCACTCATACACAAGCTCGTTATGCACTCCCGAAAGTATTAACGGAATTTACCAAACGCTTTCCAAAAGTTCGCGTCAGTATTCAGCAAGGAAGCCCAGGTCAGATTGCAGAACTTCTCAGTCACGATCACGCCGATATCGCGATTGCGACTGAAGGTATCGCAAACACGCCAGGCGTTCTAGCTTTACCAGGCTATCAATGGCAGCACGTCCTCATGGTTCCCCTGAGCCACCCCCTACTCAACCAAGCCAATGTGACGCTTGAGGAAATCGCCAAGTACCCCATCATTACCTATGACAAGGCATTTGCTGGTCGTAGCAAAATAGATGCAGCTTTCGCTCAGCGCAATGTCACGCCAGACATCATTCTTGAGGCGATCGACGCCGATGTGATTAAGACTTATGTAGAAGCAGGCATGGGCATTGGGATTGTTGCTGGACAAGCTTATGACCCAGATCGCGATCGCAACCTTAAGGTAATTTCCGTAGGCCATCTATTTGGCAATAACGTTACCCATCTTGGGGTTAAACAAGGCGCTTATCTGCGCTCTTTTGTGTACACCTTCATTGAGCTTTTCTCACCAACATTAACCAAAAAAATTGTTGAGCAAGCAATGACTAGCGGCGCAGATACATATGAAATTTAA
- the lptG gene encoding LPS export ABC transporter permease LptG: MKLLFPYIYERYLARQIYAAFGFILFALVALFLFFDILSELGSVQGQYTLALALLHVLLKAPSRISEIIPIAGLIGSIYVFAMLASQSEFTILRIAGLDVKRGLITLGKISLPLIVLTLVMSEWAGPYTEAKSEQIRMKALGSSYSSQFKTGVWVKDRLRDEDGSGPVRPGVRYVNVGKVEKDNEIRDIRMYEFNDVYNLLSIRSAVSGHFDETGIWVLNDVTETRFKEIKQTDPLNPVFSAQTLTHPILTLESEVTPQILSVLLISPEKMSILSLGRFIDHLQENKQDVQRHSIAFWKKVVYPFTIFVMLALALPFAYLKVRAGSVGIKVFGGIMLGMSFQLFNSLFSNVGMLSAWPAFMTALTPPLLYFLLALMGLRWVSKA; this comes from the coding sequence ATGAAACTGCTCTTTCCATATATCTACGAGCGTTATCTTGCACGGCAAATTTATGCCGCATTTGGTTTTATTTTATTTGCCTTAGTCGCCCTGTTTTTGTTCTTTGATATTTTGAGTGAGCTGGGATCGGTCCAAGGTCAGTACACCTTAGCGCTGGCACTACTGCATGTTTTGTTAAAAGCCCCGAGCCGTATTTCTGAGATTATTCCGATTGCAGGCTTGATCGGGAGTATTTATGTCTTTGCCATGCTGGCCAGTCAATCTGAGTTCACCATCCTGCGGATCGCAGGTCTAGATGTCAAACGTGGCCTCATCACACTTGGGAAGATTTCACTCCCATTGATTGTGCTGACTTTAGTCATGAGTGAATGGGCTGGCCCCTATACAGAGGCGAAGTCTGAGCAAATACGCATGAAGGCTTTAGGCTCAAGCTACTCATCGCAATTTAAAACTGGTGTCTGGGTAAAAGATCGCCTCCGAGACGAGGATGGCAGCGGTCCTGTTCGCCCGGGCGTGCGTTATGTCAACGTAGGTAAGGTTGAAAAAGATAATGAAATTCGTGATATCCGAATGTACGAGTTCAATGATGTATATAACCTACTGTCGATACGCAGCGCCGTATCAGGTCACTTCGATGAGACAGGGATTTGGGTTTTAAATGATGTCACCGAAACTCGCTTTAAAGAAATCAAACAAACTGATCCACTCAATCCTGTTTTTTCTGCTCAAACCCTGACACACCCCATTCTGACTCTCGAGTCCGAAGTCACGCCACAAATTTTGAGCGTGCTATTGATTAGCCCCGAGAAAATGTCCATCCTCAGTCTAGGGCGTTTTATTGATCATCTACAAGAAAATAAACAAGATGTTCAGCGCCATTCAATTGCTTTCTGGAAAAAGGTGGTTTACCCCTTCACTATTTTTGTCATGCTTGCTTTGGCTCTTCCTTTTGCTTATTTAAAGGTGCGGGCTGGTAGCGTTGGTATCAAGGTATTTGGCGGAATCATGCTCGGAATGAGCTTCCAACTGTTTAACTCCCTTTTCTCAAATGTAGGCATGCTGAGCGCTTGGCCAGCATTCATGACCGCCCTGACACCACCTTTGCTCTATTTCTTATTGGCACTAATGGGATTACGCTGGGTTTCTAAGGCCTAA